The stretch of DNA ATATCGCTTGGTATTCATGATCCTTCACTAGGTCACTCGGGCCCAGTCCATTgtttcgcacagggcccccgaatttgccggtacggccctgcCATATGGTATCTTTCCATTGCTGATCTTGATTCGGTGCAGTACTGGGCTTTGGATCGTTCAGTGCGCTTTGCTGGTTTGGTACAAGTGGTAATTTATTCTGATGATGTGATGCCTGCAGGAAAATGAGGCTTGCTGAGCTCAGGGAGGCAGCAAAAGCTGCTCGTTTTGGTAGTATACTGCCCATTACTGGCTCAGACTTCGTGCGTGAGGTGTCTCAGGCGCCATCAGATATCTGGGTTGTTGTTTTCCTCTACAAGGACGGGTAGCTCTCCATTCAGTTTACTGCAGCCCTTGGCATGCTATGTTAATGACTATGCAACATGACTTTATGATTCATTTTGTATGATTCCACCATCTGAAATAGGAGCAGATAGAACTGAATTTAGATTTTGGCTGCATTGTTTCTAATTGTGTTGGTTTTTCTATGGCAAACTGCCTAAAAAAATATGGGGCAAGAATGAAATATGGCTATGGCTGGCTGTAAGATTGTGCTACGTCTCATAGCTAGAAATTTTATTGTCGTGAAATAGGTTCCATCTTTGATCCATTGATTTATGAGCATGTTTTCACGAACCTCATGACAAATAGATGGCTTAGCAACTGTTCCGCATtgtgtttcttttccttttctacttGGCTTACTGAGCATGTTATGTTGATTTTGTCCACTTGAACTTGGATGGTAGTTAGTGGTATTAACTCTCCTGTGCACTCCTATTTCCTGGAAAccttgattggagatgtaggATTGTGGCTAATTAGTCAAGTATCATACTGTAGACTTTCAGCATGGAGGATCTCCACAAATTTGCTGTGCTTCTTTTCTGTATGCTGTTTTATGTTTCCACAAGGTGCTTGCATCTAATTTATACTGTAAGGATATCTGAATCCATTAGAACGTAATGAACTCCATATGATCTGATGCATGATGTTCTTTAGTAAGTTGTGGTCCTCATCAATTTCTATAAAATCTGGTGGCAGGATACCGGAATGTGGCTTGCTTCAGAATTGTTTGGAAGAATTGGCTACAAGATACCCAGCAACAAAATTTGTTAAGATTATCTCCACAGACTGCATTCCCAACTACCCAGATAGAAATGTTCCTACAATACTGGTGTATAACAACAGTGCTGTCAAAGGGACTTATGTTGGTTTGCAGAAGTTCGGTGGAAAGAGATGCACGCCTGAGTGTAAGTTATTACACAGCAAAATTAGTATCAAGTATCCGGTTTTCCCATTAGTTAACCAACTCCAGTTGCTCCAATTCTGGTTGCTGTTGATTGTACTTTTTGTTCAGCGCATATAAATTTGTGAATGTCATATGCCTATTTAGTGCCGCAATCCTTTTGGATACACCACATGAACTTCCTTAACTTCGGCAAAATATTTGACCTTCATATAACATTTTAATTCAAAAGTAAACCAATTGTTATGACATGCATGTCTACAATGCATAGACCTCCAGATCCAGTCCTGATATATGTTTGTGTTGTTTCATGTGTCAATTAGTTAGAAGGTGTTTGTCTAAAATAGCAGCATGCTGGTCCACAGTTATACAGTAGTCTAAAATCCCTGTCTATAATGAGAACTTAAAAATCTATCTTTCACATTTAAATGTCACTGAATTTATTGAAGCTTTCTTTTACCCCAATATCATTCCAAAGTTACTTCAGTTCTATATGGGTTCAATCTACTTGTGTTAAGTCACTGTTATGTTCCTTTCAGCTGTTGCACTAGCACTTTGCCAGTCAGACCCAGTACTGAATGATGGGCATGGTGGCAGCGATTCATCCCGGGATAATGTCATAGAAGGCGTTCGCAGGAAGTTCATAGAGAAGGTAGTGGCCCAGCATGAAGAGCGGGAAGAAGAGGATAGTGACTAATCTTATACTGCTTGTGTTTGTCTCAGATTGCAGATCATATTTGGTCCCTCTGTTTACTGATCTTATGTGATTGTATGGGTGAAATTCGTCACAGTTTTCTGATTTTATCTGGTTTGCGGGTGAAGTTTTTCACGGTCTACTGATCCTATTGCCTGGCTCTGGTTTTACGGCTAGAGATCCGTGAACTGTGCTATGCGGTGGCAGTAAAATATTTGTTAGTAGCCTTTCAGCTGTTAACATGATACCATATATACTCTTGTTTGAGAGATCAGAGATGGTTATTGTTATTGCACTTGTATAACTGCATGGGAAAATATCCACCAAAACCTGTGAATCCACAGCATTTAACTATCCGATACATTTGGCACGTTGATAATCTTAGTTCCCGGGTGTAGTACGCAGTCCCGATGACGGAGAGCGAAGTTTTTCGCCTGGCCGCGCATTCATTGAAGACCCGTTTTGCGTCATTATAACTTGCAGAATCACGCTGAGTATACGCTATGCGCGCAAGAGGTCAAAACTGTTGATCATCTTATGGCAAAGGTTTTGTGGGCATAAGCTaggattgggggggggggggggggggggggggttcacgTCCGGAGAAGCCGTTGTCACTCTTTGGTAGGGGAGTTTTGCTGATTGAGTGATTGGTGGCTGGGAGCCTGGGATCCCCAAAGGATAGACAAGGCTCGGCGAAAAGCTTTTGATTCATTCGTCATCCTCACCTCGTGGATGATTTGGAAAGAGGCCCGCCGCCACCAACCCCTCGTCCCTGCTTCCTGCTCCTGGTCGCTTGAGCTGCTCACTGATATCTACCAGAGTACCAGTAATGCCATCGTCAGGTGCACGGAGCCTGGTTGGACACGGTGCCGTGTGTTGGACAAAATTCTCACACATCTTATTTAAAAACTGCTCTAAATCCGAAAATCCCAAAGGTTTcttagggcgcgtttagttcccaaaaattttcacctcgaaatttATGCCTCCCTTTGGATACGTGtacggagtactaaatatagttaaacaacaaaactaattgcacagtttggatgtacacggcgagatgaatcttttgagcctaattagtgcatgattagccataaatgctatagtaacccacttgatgcggtcaaagacctcaaaagattcgtctcgcggtttccagatgagttttgaaattagttttttaattagtgtccgaaaagtcctcccgacatctggtcaaactgttgatttgacaaccaaaaatttttggtttgggaactaaacgcgcccttaaGCTTCTTCATAAACACAGAAGATAGAAGttcatataaaattataaaatatcAGCATGATGGTAGATTAATTTGGTTTGTATCCAAGATCCAGCATAGGGTAAAAGTCATGACGGCACAATCTCCATCGGCCCAGCAAAGATAGAGAGAAGCATGGCAAAGCTCATACAGGAGAACATCAGTCACAGCTGAATTCGGCTATTTTAGTTACACAAATGCAGGCATTTTGGTATGGGTAGGGCACAAGGAAGCAGTGACAAGCTGCGCAATGCAATGCATCAGTCTGCCGTCCAGCTCTGCTCCACAACTCCCCGCACTTTGCGGTTGTACTCACGCTTGTTCTCGCTGAACATGCGGGCAGCTTCGGAGTTTGCAGGCGAATTCGGGTTTGGATCACACAGCAACGACTGCAAATGGCACACCCTCAGGTTAGTCCCACAATGCAACCATCAACATATACAATTTcagccaaaaaagaaaaaaaaattgatggttGAGAAACAACATTAGGGTCTACATAAACAGAACCAACATTTTGGTTCAGAACAGACATGCAAATTCATAAGTAAACAAAAACGCGTGCTTAGAGCACCATCTAGAAGAGTTTAGTGGCTGAGAATTCACATAGCCAGTATGGAGTATGTCCCAAACTTGAACTTTGTAGCACGATATGGATCACAAAGTTAAATAATATTGTAACAAGTCACAAATATTGGCAAACAAATAACCTGAGCTGCAAAGAAACAAAAGATTTCTTGTTTGGTGTACCTGGATGGACGTAAGTATAGCAGCTACATCATATATTGGGCTCCACTGATTCTGCAGGATATCCAAGCATATGCTCCCATCAGCATAAACTGCACAcataaaaaaaaatatgtcagcaTTTAAGTGGAGATTAGAAGATAATATTATCCATAGACCACAGTAGATATATCAGCATTCGGCACAAGTCAGAGTAGAAAGAAAAGATAGAGTGCCATTGGTTCAAAATCAAAAGCACTACATGCACTCCAAATATGATGCGTATGCATCAGCATGCTTTACTGATGCAAGCATGGTTATTGTAAAAGCAGAGATATTCACAACGTTAGTGCACAACATTTGTCAATTACTCAATCTCAGATGTCTGAGTGCTTAGAACAGGTGAAACCTGGGAAAAAAGTAAAGATGCTTGACAATTGGAAAAAGTAAAATACACTGAGGACAAAATCATATCCGACTTTTTTCCCGAGGACAAGAAAAGCAACTTACTGTTAGGATGAAACATCCGAGAAACAAACCGCACAGTTGGTGGCTTGTTTGGATATTCTTCAGTAAACTGGAGAGTCAGCTTGAACGTACCTGACAATAAAACAGCATATCAGTGAAAGGAAAGCAGTTAAACTAAGGGGGAAAGAAACAAAGCTATGCATGATCTAAGAGACATGGTGGAAGTCACTGTAACTGATTGGAACAATTTTCAATTTGCACTTTCCAATCTATGGACCAACAATATATGATCAGTTAATTCCAAATAGTAATGTTTTGACTTTGCAAACTTTGAGAGAATTACTACTATACAAATCTACATAGGAGCTATAAGCAATTGGCACCACGAGAAAGAAACCAAAATAAAGTGACAAGGTGCACGCAGATGAAAAATTCCATAGAGAATGCATTATAGGATAGCTAGAAAAGGCAGAACATTTTTGATGCAGTGTATTTATTATCTTCTACTGAAGCAAACAATGATGACAAGGGGACGTGAATGTAGCTATCAATTATCTCCATTAAGATAGAATAGATGTAGCGTTTCCTTTATagcacaaaatccattccttgaTTATATGCTTTTTTATCAAGATTCCATGAGGAAAAAATAGGTTTAACACTAACTTTGTTGGCTACTATTGCTATTTGCTTTAGAAGTTAGCTTGATACCATTTTCGACTTATCAAAACTATGTGGCACTGATATCAGCATGCTACATTATGAAGTTCCATTAAAACTGCCTCAGTCTCATGTCAGCTAGGATTTTTTGCTCTAGTGTGCCATGCGTTTGACAGTAAGGTCATAAACTCAGATAATTTGAATTTTCATTCTGCCAGCGACCAATAATTGGATTACTTCCTCCTGTGGATTGTCACATTCCGTATTGCTTTAATGCATTAAGTTAGGCGTTAGCATTGCTAGAAGCAGCAGCATACGCATGTGCAATTGTTTGGAAATTTCACGAGAAGCACTTCAGACGCAATGAATTTGCTGTGGTCAAAGAAAACAAGTTACGCAAAAGAATGAAGCATAAATACTCAATCCATAACGGAAATTGATTAACTAACCTCCATCCCATGGAGTATCGTCTGGGCTGTAAATGAAATCAACATATACAAAGACATTGTCAGATTGCGGTCCAAACTAATAAAGGGGGTAAAGGGTAAGTTCTGCATCATACGTACCCAAAGATAACAGCATTCCATAGCAGTATGTTGTTATCCTGCGGAGCGCCACTTATGCCGGCCGGAGGATCCTGCATCAACCGTTTGAAATCCCTCAtcaaccgcttcctcgccggagTCGACATCCTCCGATGTCTCTGCACAACAAATATACCTCTACGTGAGCCAAAGGATCATAAAAATCTATCATTGATCCCCCCCACACCCCACCCCGCCCCATCCGATAAAAAAATAAGTTTCCGGATTAACAACCCAAACAAAAATTGGGGAAAAACACTTGTTAGCACCCCCACTGCACAGGGGACAAGCCCGCAACAAAATTGAAGGATCGTGGCATCTATCCAACCAGAACGACAAGGATTTGACAAATCGcaagaaagaaaagatgctGCCGAGATTACCAGGGAAAGAAGAAATCAATCCAGGTCCAGCAGATGGATCGAATTCCAGTCCACACTAGCTCATGCGCCCCCCCGGTAGAGGGGAGGGCGAGGGCGACGACAAGAGAAGAGGACGAGTTGGGTGGAGGCGAGCCCAGGACAGGAGCGCGTGAGAGCTCGCGGAGACCGGACACCGGAGAGGATGGAATTTTAGGTCAGAATAAAGGCGCGACTGGTATTCTTGATTTTTGTTGGGTTTGTCGTGAATTTTTACTTTCTAGTCTTTGTTTCGGTACGCGAGGAACACAATTTGGTCGGGCTTTCCATAATTTTGCCACTAGGGTTAAAAATTTTAGAGCCGCTTTTTGGTGGTGCGCCTCTGTCACTGGAAATTTATTTTCTTAATGATTTAACCGCGTTGTTTTCTAATATAAGTCAAATACGGTCTTCATAAATAACAACTAGTAGTTAACTCTACAGTAGCAAATTACTTCTTCAAATAACCAACAATGTTTAATACCTAGATTTGGTTGTTAGGGCTGGCACCTGTAGTAGGGAAAATAATTCATACTGTTTTTTTTCACTCTTTCCCTTTTTAGGAATTATGATGATTCTAATAGTGAACAAATTTGTAGTTTATTTTCTACGATACTCTcgaattttgtttttttgaaaagtaACTCTTGTATTTTGTTACCGTTTTGCTACCAAATTGTCCCGCGTACTCGAATTGGAGCCCACAAAGTCAGGTGTAGTTGGTGGCGTCCGGAAGAGCGAGCTGTAGCAGCGCCTATGCTGCAGCTGTTGCAACAAGCAAAGTCCGTCGACACAATCAAATGGTGAATTCTGCTGCCATGATTTGTTTCCCCGCTCCGTTTGAAAAAAGAAGCCTGGTTATTCTTAGTTCCTCAGTTTTTAAAAATCTGATCCTTAAGTTTTTAGATTAAATTTGCAGCCCTTTTTACCTCACCTATGCATCAGTCACTTGCAGGTAGGTCGATCTGCTTCAAAATGGTGAGCCAATCGAGCAAGCATCCAATCCGCGCACTGGCTGAGCAGTGCTGCTTGGCTAATACTTCCCGTCAACAAATGAATGCAATTCTCACTTCCCGACATTTGTTGTACAaagtattattattattaactataaaatatattttcatacatCTATTTAAAGATATAAATATTCGTAATTTATTGTACaaatttagtcaaatttaaattatttgaCTCCTCAGTAAACGAAAGTTGCACACTTTTGTGGACAGGAGTACTCATTCACTGCCCGTTCAACGACTCAAGTGTCATCATGCTGGCTGCAGCGGCACCATCTCAAGTTCTGAACATGTCTCGGAGACAGATTCGTCGTACACTAGAAAGGCACGCGGCTTTGCCGCGCAGGACCTATATATTGTAGTACTATAGTTGATACAGATTTTAGCAACGTAGGTAAGACAATCCACCGCGTCGTTATTTTTGCATGTGTCATGGTCTGCAACCCATTGTTGCACTTGGTATAGTATTTTGGACACTCTATTATCATGACACTATtatttaaataatatattattttggaAAATAAGTTAGGACACCGTTTGTTGTTAGCATAAATGAAAAATAATATTGATAGGAAAAATATGTAGTACTGGGTAAAATGTGGTGAATATTCCTGTTCACTACCTAAACAATCAACCTACAGGAATTGTAAGAAAAGCAAGTATCACAATCACTGGTTAAAGAAGGAACATGCAGTGGCCTCTCTCTTTGGCATTTGATAATGAGACAATGCTTTGAGAGGCTTTTAGTTTAGATATGGAACACATCAATTTTCCAAATTCACTCAGTATATATTGGGCATGATTTAAGCAAAGCTCCTCAATCTGAGAAATTGTGAATGTTGTCTTTACCTAGCAAAGAATTAGATAAGCATCTAAAAAGGAGAGAAGAATTTACAATATTAGAAAGAGCTTTTGAAAATAAACTATTTTATCTTTCCAATTATAGATTTTCACAATATTACAAAGGAAGGTCACTTCAACCCTGTCGGCACTGGATCGCTTTGGTTCACTGAATGCATCAATTCCATCGGATCACTACCCTGACATCAGATATTAGATCATGTTCTGCTTTAAGCAATTGTGGACTTGTGAAGCAGCTTATTGTGAAACTTTTTTGAATAGTAGCAAAAGAGATAACTTTTGAGTATATGCTCATTGATTCCAACTATAGGCAAGCACCCAAGTTTGGTTAACAGGGAGCTCTGTTTCACATGTGTACCTCAAATGCAATTCACGAAGACCAAAGCTTAGGGACACCTAAATGCATACATGATAGGACAATCAGATATTCAGAACTGAATCCAAAAACAGTAGCATGGATTTTTCGGTAGCTATATCAAATTATGCCCCAAGCATATGCTCTTACAGGCATTGAACTAATTGCCCACAAAATGAGCTATCTGAAGTTATGTCCCATGCATATCCTTTGATCTTATAAGCATTGGACTGAATCCAAAAAATGCAACATACATTTTTCTGTAGTTATATGAAATTTATCTTCCCCAAGCATATTCTCCTACAAACATTGAACAGAttgcaaaaaattaaaaaaaaacttctaaATTTGTCTAATTCCCGCGAATCCGATGGAGGCATGAACAGAGCTGACGTATTCATAGTATAAGCAGATACAGCATCATCCATCTGAAAATAAGCCAACAGAAATGAACAACAGATTAGTTGATCTTATCTCACATTCTCACTGCCATGCACCAGGGCAATATCTTAAATCCAACGTGTCTCTGAATTAGCGAACTGTTTAATTTACAGAACTAATAATCAGCTACTACAATCAGATAGGAAGGCTAATCATACTAATACCATAAGagattaaaaaaagagagattacCATCATCAAATAGCTACACTTATCAATCTCATGGTTTATACGTTCAGATGGACTACATACAGCAAAGAAACATCAAAAGGCTAAATGTGTTAGTATTATTATTCTACCCAGTGGCACTGAAGCCTAAATGACCAGACACAGGCAACACAATGGAGCTCTCAACCCAATGATGATCCAAAAATCAATTGATTAGATCAAAATGAATAAATGATGAAGGCAAGTCATAATCTATAATACTGCTTGCTGTGAATTATCAAGGATGAAAGACAGGAGGTCCTCTCTAATAAATAATCCGACTTGTGCTGTGCAATCTTAAAAAGAAATATAGGACAGATCTTACGAACATGCCAGAAGCACAAAGCACCTTATCATTTGGAGAAACAGAAGCATACCTCATCAAATTAACCAGTATTTTGACTCTAATCTGCAAGTATCTTGCTGTTGCTTCTTGTATGTTGGCGCCTTTGTACCTGCGGATCAGATCGAGGTGTGCGctcaaggattttttttttgttgacctGGCAGATTGGATTGGATCCAGGTTTCCCAATGGGAAGGGAGACTATTTTTGCTTGTCTGCATGTGCAACGATAGGAAGCTGCGAGCGCTGCGGGAGGAAGAATTTCTATTGCTGCAGAAGGGAAAAAGTCTCGAGTTACCCTGCTCGTGTAGTACGGCGTGCGTTCAGGAAGCTTCAGGAAATCGCTAGCTTTTGTCCGGCCGTTTGTTCAGAATCGAGGGCGCGATGGTGGGCTAGCGAGGTGCCGGAACGTCGCGGCCAGCTGAACGCCTGAGCGGCGGGttggagctcgaggagggaggCGAAGGGCGGAGGACGGCGGGCAGAGCGGCAGGCGGAGGGCTCCGCCGGTTCGCGGGAGCCGCCGCGCCGTGGACTCAGCCTAGCCGCGCGCGGGCCTGGGGCCATCGTCTGGCTGCCCGCGCAGGCCCCCGTGACAGCCTCTGCGAGCTGGGGTGCGCCGCGCGGAAGAGGAGCAGAGGGAGCCAGCGGGCCGTTTGGTGAGCCGGGAGCGGCAGGcggagggcgcgacggcgggtTCGCGAGGTGCCGGGACGTCGTGGCCAGTCGAAACCCTGAGCGGCGGGGCAGAGATCGAGGGAGGCGAGGGGTGCACgccggcgggcggagcggccggcggagggcacgACGGCGGCCTTGCGAGGCAgcgggacggcgggttgatttcaattAAGCTTGAGGAATTTTATGAAAAATATGCGAAGTTcaatggactgcgggtttattttaCTAAAACTTGaggacttttttgcaaaatgatcgAGGCTTGGACGATCCAACCCCTCCGTCTTGCTGATCCGACGGCCGGGAACTGCTCTCGACGTGGCCATGCTGGGAGCGCACCTTTTGGTGCAAGAATTGTATTGAGAGATTTTTCCAACAGGCTCAGAGTGCTTCATCACCAAAATATCGTGGCTGCATCACAGCTTAATCAACCTTTTCAAGGTTTAAACAATTTCACAACTCATCTGCTTATTAACTTTCTTATCTGGGCGTCAGTGTGAGGTACCTCTCTGACATGGGGCTTTCTGTTGCGTGGTTCGTTCATTGGTTCTGCATGAGTAGTTTATAGGCGAAACACTGTTAATTCGAAACATATTTTAAAAGAAAACCAACACTTGTATTACACACTTTATGATTATGAGCGCTCAGTAATAAGCACAGGACTCACGACACCATGGACACAGACCTCAGAGCCACAAGACGTCTCGATAGCATCAATGGAGAGTGGCACGCCGAGACACTAGcaatagtgtttttctctcacgctAATTCAGCCcaaccaccagccagccagccaaccaGCAGTGTTTTCCTCTTACGCCAGATCAGCCCAGCCACCAGCAGCTAGCCAGCCACGAACGAGGTCTAGGAACTCTTGGCGAAATAGATTTGCAGAACCAGACTACACACCCTGAAACTTCAAAACGACAGACACACGACGGACGGTAGTCTGCACAGGTAATCGGATCTTCCTCTGAATCCCCATGACGCGTTCGTTTTTAGCCGGTAATCTGGACGGGCTTG from Panicum virgatum strain AP13 chromosome 9K, P.virgatum_v5, whole genome shotgun sequence encodes:
- the LOC120652893 gene encoding phosducin-like protein 3 isoform X2; its protein translation is MADYHFVYKDVEGATTQWDDIQRRLGNLPPKPEPFKPPPFVPKVDADEQPKSKEWLDAREPEELEELEDDLDDDRFLEQYRIPECGLLQNCLEELATRYPATKFVKIISTDCIPNYPDRNVPTILVYNNSAVKGTYVGLQKFGGKRCTPESVALALCQSDPVLNDGHGGSDSSRDNVIEGVRRKFIEKVVAQHEEREEEDSD
- the LOC120652894 gene encoding ubiquitin-conjugating enzyme E2 2-like, yielding MSTPARKRLMRDFKRLMQDPPAGISGAPQDNNILLWNAVIFGPDDTPWDGGTFKLTLQFTEEYPNKPPTVRFVSRMFHPNIYADGSICLDILQNQWSPIYDVAAILTSIQSLLCDPNPNSPANSEAARMFSENKREYNRKVRGVVEQSWTAD
- the LOC120652893 gene encoding phosducin-like protein 3 isoform X1 is translated as MADYHFVYKDVEGATTQWDDIQRRLGNLPPKPEPFKPPPFVPKVDADEQPKSKEWLDAREPEELEELEDDLDDDRFLEQYRKMRLAELREAAKAARFGSILPITGSDFVREVSQAPSDIWVVVFLYKDGIPECGLLQNCLEELATRYPATKFVKIISTDCIPNYPDRNVPTILVYNNSAVKGTYVGLQKFGGKRCTPESVALALCQSDPVLNDGHGGSDSSRDNVIEGVRRKFIEKVVAQHEEREEEDSD